The following coding sequences lie in one Ostrea edulis chromosome 8, xbOstEdul1.1, whole genome shotgun sequence genomic window:
- the LOC125662563 gene encoding C-type lectin domain family 4 member G-like: MYQILRRFVVCSTLCVFLTPGEFYTQANEGVSRLSLGRDHAYDGVASVNTQYYVKNLQETNFVTCARNCLLHSHDCAALLYSETLLYCSLLKCHLNDKLVINNTEGDDWEYWRNSQACEEGWVPFAGHCYFFNETKSTWDDAAEFCDRQGGYLIEMNSPEENSWVVDYSLLPETGAEEECPLFWSCSIWIGAIYHSSSGEFVWNHGGGEMTIPEWNENQPNNASGNQECVILMRSGTANDMPRSYTFQFLCEKD, encoded by the exons ATGTACCAGATCCTTAGACGATTTGTCGTCTGTTCTACTCTCTGTGTGTTCCTGACCCCCGGGGAATTTTACACACAGGCGAACGAAGGAGTCAGCAGATTGAGTCTAGGTCGCGACCACGCTTATGACGGTGTGGCGTCAGTGAACACGCAATATTATGTTAAAAATTTGCAAGAAACTAATTTTGTGACGTGTGCTCGAAATTGCCTGTTACATTCACATGATTGTGCTGCCCTTCTGTACAGTGAAACCCTGTTATACTGCAGCCTCCTAAAGTGTCACCTCAACGATAAACTGGTCATCAACAACACAGAGGGAGACGATTGGGAATACTGGAGAAACAGCCAGG CTTGTGAAGAAGGTTGGGTGCCCTTCGCCGGACATTGCTATTTCTTCAACGAAACCAAATCAACTTGGGACGATGCTGCG GAGTTCTGTGATCGTCAGGGAGGGTATCTCATCGAAATGAATTCCCCAGAAGAAAACTCTTGGGTCGTCGATTATTCCCTTCTACCTGAAACCGGGG CCGAAGAAGAGTGTCCATTATTTTGGAGTTGTTCTATATGGATTGGCGCAATTTACCACTCATCTTCCGGAGAATTTGTGTGGAATCATGGCGGAGGTGAGATGACGATACCCGAATGGAATGAGAACCAACCTAACAACGCTAGCGGAAACCAGGAATGCGTCATCCTCATGCGGTCTGGCACAGCTAACGATATGCCACGCAGTTATACGTTCCAGTTTCTTTGTGAGAAGGATTAA
- the LOC125662569 gene encoding C-type lectin domain family 17, member A-like, producing MTSVNTQYYVTKLQGVNFSTCVRTCLLHSRDCAALLYSETLLYCSLLKCHLNDKLVINNTEGDDWEYWRNSQACEEGWTPFAGHCYFSNETKSTWDDAENFCDLQDSYLIEMNSPEENTWVTESFLLPDPGAEEECENSRRCSCWIGALYHASSGGYIWDHSGSEMVIPEWEEGKPNNATGNQECASLGPSGQANDRKCLQLLKFVCEKD from the exons ATGACGTCAGTGAACACGCAATATTATGTTACAAAACTGCAAGGAGTAAATTTTTCCACGTGTGTTCGAACTTGCCTCTTACATTCACGTGACTGTGCTGCCCTTCTGTACAGTGAAACCCTGTTATACTGCAGCCTCCTAAAGTGTCACCTCAACGATAAACTGGTCATCAACAACACAGAGGGAGACGATTGGGAATACTGGAGAAACAGCCAGG CTTGTGAAGAAGGTTGGACCCCGTTCGCCGGGCATTGCTATTTCTCCAACGAAACAAAATCAACGTGGGACGATGCTGAG aATTTCTGCGATCTTCAGGACTCGTACCTGATTGAGATGAATTCCCCCGAGGAGAACACCTGGGTCACGGAATCTTTCCTTCTACCAGATCCCGGGG CTGAAGAAGAGTGCGAAAACTCTCGGCGTTGTAGTTGTTGGATTGGCGCATTGTACCACGCATCTTCCGGCGGATATATATGGGATCACAGCGGTAGTGAAATGGTGATACCAGAATGGGAAGAGGGCAAACCTAACAACGCTACCGGAAATCAGGAATGTGCAAGTCTCGGGCCGTCTGGCCAAGCAAACGACAGAAAATGCCTTCAGTTACTTAAATTTGTTTGTGAGAAGGATTAA
- the LOC125662567 gene encoding caprin-2-like, protein MGCKLLSVFLLVFMFDKISTFPEEHQIKADGRLEGMFNTLSQEVTSLKKLWANDVTRIKGQITRLEKQMYLLQESTVSGFTQRHRRAAHLPSRSSVHFSAGIRAESHYGVSDGAALIFQHVTANTGNAYDPNLGIFTAPTNGTYVFFSTILSANTYNVWVDIVKNGVSQVREGAHGSMNTLYPSASNVVILDLFQGDKVWVRSGTTGALYTHEDSSLSTFSGFML, encoded by the exons ATGGGTTGTAAATTGCTCTCAGTTTTCCTCCTCGTTTTcatgtttgataaaatttctACTTTCCCCGAAGAACATCAAATCAAAGCTGACGGACGACTAGAGGGCATGTTTAACACGCTGTCACAGGAAGTGACATCTCTCAAGAAATTATGGGCAAATGACGTCACAAGGATAAAAGGCCAGATAACCAGACTTGAGAAACAGATGTACCTCCTGCAGGAATCCACTGTCTCGGGTTTTACACAACGTCATCGACGAGCGGCCCATTTACCGT CCAGGAGTAGTGTTCATTTTTCCGCGGGGATTAGAGCGGAATCTCACTATGGCGTATCCGATGGCGCGGCCCTTATTTTCCAACACGTGACTGCCAATACCGGAAATGCCTACGACCCGAACCTAGGAATATTTACAGCGCCAACCAACGGCACATACGTGTTTTTCTCCACCATTTTATCGGCAAACACCTATAATGTGTGGGTTGATATTGTGAAAAATGGCGTGAGTCAAGTCAGAGAGGGCGCACATGGGTCAATGAACACGTTGTATCCCTCCGCCAGTAATGTTGTCATCCTAGACCTCTTCCAAGGCGACAAAGTCTGGGTCAGATCCGGAACCACGGGGGCGCTGTATACTCACGAAGATAGTTCCTTGTCTACATTTTCTGGCTTTATGTTGTGA